A genomic window from Diospyros lotus cultivar Yz01 chromosome 2, ASM1463336v1, whole genome shotgun sequence includes:
- the LOC127794302 gene encoding lysM domain receptor-like kinase 4, translating to MASLCKLFCLCNLILLARPTFSLQSYDNTNCNKLEQVPASGYRCNAKKSSCDTFIVYRAQEGYQALSPIASLFNTTLAQLHPFNNISTPNFNHLKLGQDIIIPVRCSCLDNYYNAVLLYNASHSGAFDTVACGIYEGLVKAVVLREKNPGFDPKDPSSSMLQVPIKCACPHASDRENRIKYLVTYPVIKDDNTGSIAKKFGVRETMILYANRLESLTAIFPQTTLLIPTENAPVLINSIPEDPPPSPQPVTLDVLPSENSSSKNRSTLFLVGILSGASGLVVLACGVLVFSWRMNHPRNFEPLSDRNSRLSNFSPDLLDGMSKLKNSLVSFSLEELRAATGDFSQGSVIGVGVYRGRIGGAYVAIEQMSSKEAANHVIGILTKINHVNVVKLEGCCYGAAPYLVYEFVENGSLRDCLSNPKKARQLKWGRRMQIAFDLAVGLHYLHYCTKPAYVHRNINSKNVLVTMDWRAKIFGFRSAKAVTSSWEKEEPKWNECVTSGREGYLAPEHVSYRQASSKVDVYAFGVVLLELLSGKEATADGNLVKDVRGLLEDGAVKDSGECLEKLKRLMDAAALEGEYEYPLVDAMCLALLTSACLDEDPLHRPTMNDVFKALSRFI from the coding sequence ATGGCTTCTCTTTGCAAACTCTTCTGCCTCTGCAATCTCATTCTTCTTGCAAGGCCCACTTTCTCCCTGCAATCTTATGACAACACCAATTGCAATAAACTAGAGCAAGTCCCCGCCTCCGGCTACCGCTGCAACGCCAAGAAATCTTCATGCGACACCTTCATAGTCTACAGAGCTCAAGAGGGTTACCAAGCACTCTCCCCCATAGCCTCCCTCTTCAACACAACCCTCGCCCAACTCCACCCTTTCAACAACATCTCAACGCCAAATTTCAACCATCTCAAGCTCGGACAAGATATCATTATTCCCGTAAGATGCTCTTGCCTCGACAACTACTACAATGCAGTCCTTCTCTACAATGCTTCTCACTCGGGTGCCTTCGACACTGTGGCCTGTGGAATTTATGAAGGGTTGGTGAAGGCGGTGGTTCTCCGGGAGAAAAACCCGGGATTCGACCCCAAGGACCCCAGCAGCTCTATGCTTCAAGTGCCCATAAAATGTGCTTGTCCTCATGCATCCGACAGAGAAAACAGAATAAAATACCTTGTGACATATCCAGTGATAAAGGATGATAATACTGGTTCGATTGCCAAGAAATTTGGAGTGCGGGAAACAATGATCTTGTATGCCAATAGACTAGAATCACTTACCGCCATCTTCCCTCAGACTACCTTGTTAATTCCCACTGAGAATGCACCGGTATTGATCAATTCTATACCGGAAGATCCTCCTCCTAGCCCTCAACCAGTGACTCTAGACGTTTTACCCAGCGAAAATTCGTCTTCTAAGAACAGATCAACTCTGTTCCTTGTAGGAATTTTATCCGGGGCATCAGGGCTGGTGGTTTTAGCTTGTGGGGTCTTAGTGTTTTCATGGAGAATGAATCATCCTCGCAATTTCGAGCCTTTATCCGACAGGAATTCCAGGTTGTCCAATTTTTCGCCTGATCTTCTCGACGGAATGTCCAAGCTAAAGAATTCTCTGGTCAGCTTCAGCCTGGAGGAGCTGAGGGCTGCCACCGGGGACTTCAGCCAGGGTTCTGTGATCGGCGTCGGAGTCTATCGTGGCAGGATTGGCGGCGCCTACGTGGCCATCGAGCAGATGAGTTCGAAGGAAGCAGCCAACCATGTCATTGGCATATTGACAAAGATCAATCATGTCAATGTGGTGAAGCTGGAGGGATGCTGCTATGGCGCGGCGCCTTATCTGGTGTACGAATTTGTGGAGAATGGTAGCTTAAGGGACTGCCTGTCGAACCCGAAGAAGGCTAGGCAGCTCAAATGGGGAAGGAGAATGCAGATTGCGTTCGATCTTGCAGTGGGACTTCATTACTTACATTACTGCACAAAGCCTGCTTATGTCCACCGAAACATCAACAGCAAGAATGTGCTCGTAACCATGGACTGGAGGGCCAAGATTTTCGGGTTCCGATCAGCGAAAGCTGTGACCAGCAGCTGGGAGAAGGAAGAGCCCAAGTGGAACGAATGTGTGACCTCAGGGAGAGAAGGGTATTTGGCGCCTGAACATGTTTCTTATCGGCAGGCTTCCAGTAAAGTGGATGTGTACGCATTTGGTGTGGTTTTGCTGGAGCTCTTGTCGGGCAAGGAAGCCACTGCGGATGGCAATTTGGTGAAGGATGTTAGGGGGCTTCTGGAGGATGGGGCGGTGAAGGATTCGGGTGAGTGCTTGGAGAAGTTGAAGAGACTGATGGATGCTGCTGCGTTGGAGGGAGAATATGAATACCCTTTGGTTGATGCCATGTGTTTGGCACTCTTGACAAGCGCATGTCTGGACGAGGATCCCCTCCACAGACCCACcatgaatgatgtcttcaaGGCCCTTTCCAGATTCATTTGA